Below is a window of Comamonadaceae bacterium M7527 DNA.
CTATCAACACCGTTAAACCCGTTGCGTTGTTGGTGGACCTTGAAGTGGCCGTCATGAGCGACTGGGTGTGCGGTGCCAACCAGCCAGACCACCACATGACAGGCGTGAACTGGGGCCGCGACATTGAGCTACCCGCTGCAGTAGCCGACATTCGCAATGTTGTGGCTGGTGACAAGTCACCAGACGGCAAGGGCGAGTTGGCCATAGAGCGCGGCATTGAAGTGGGCCACATTTTTTACTTGGGTAACAAATATTCCAAGGCCATGGATGCGACTTTCCTGGACAACAACGGCAAGCCAGCTCACTTCGAAATGGGCTGCTACGGTATTGGTGTGACGCGTTTGCCAGCAGCTGCTGTCGAGCAAAACCACGACGAGCGCGGCATGATTTGGCCAGATGCCATTGCGCCGTTTACCTTGGTGATTTGCCCTATCAACATGGACAGAAGCGAGCTGGTAAAAGAGACCGCTTACAAGCTCTACAACGAGTTGCTTGGCGCTGGTGTGGATGTGATGCTGGACGACAGGGGAGAGCGCCCAGGTGCCATGCTGGCCGACTGGGAGCTTATTGGCGTGCCTCACCGCGTGGTGCTGGGCGACCGTGGTCTGCAAGCCGGTGAGGTGGAATACCAACAACGCCGCGATACAGAGTCAACCAGGTTGCCAATAGACGGCTTGGCGCAGGCGTTGCTGGCAAAGCTTGGCCACTAAGTTGCCTGCATACCGCGCTTCACTGTCCAACAGGTCGTGCAATCAATAAGTAGTGTGATAAATAAGTAGTGCTGCAAAAAGGTAGCGCAACAAAAAAGCCACCCTGGGGTGGCTTTTTTGCATTTGAGGTGTCTTGGCTTAAGAAGCTGCGCCGCCGAACAGCTGTTGCATTTCACCAGACTCGTACATCTCCATCATGATGTCCGAGCCGCCTATGAACTCGCCTTTAACGTACAGCTGCGGAATCGTAGGCCACTGGCTGTAGTCCTTGATACCTTGGCGCACAACGGGGTCCTCGAGTACGTTCACAGTTTTGAGCGCCTTGGTGTCTACACCGCAGGCCTTCAAAATTTGCACGGCACGACCAGAGAAGCCACATTGCGGAAAGCTGGCGGTTCCCTTCATGAACAAGACCACGTCGTTGCTTTTTACCAATTGGTCAATTTGTTGCTGGGCGTCGCTCATATTTCTCTCCGGTCAAAAAAAGTGTGTCGCGCTGTGCGATTGGAATAGCTGACATTATTCCACGCCAAGGCGTCATTGGCACTGGCTGCATGCGAATTACACCCACTGCCCGCCAGTGCATCGAATATGCCCGCCTAAATCCTGGCGGTGCTGCACGTTGGTAAAGCCCGCCAGCTGCAGCAGCTGGCCCACCGCCTGGGATTGATTCCAGCCATGCTCCAGCAGCAGCCATGCATTGGGCTGCAGGTGTTGCGCAGCGGTTTGTGTGATGTGGCGTATGTCCTTCAGGCCGTCTGTGCCACTGGTGAGTGCGGATTGGGGCTCAAACTGCAGCTGTGCCATGTGCGGGTCGTCCAGCTCTATGTAGGGCGGGTTACTCACTATCAGGCTAAAGCGTTGTTGTCCAAGGGCCTGCAGCCAGTTGCTGTGCAGCCACTGTACGGCCAAGCCCAGTTGTGCGCCATTGTGTTGGGCCACCGCCAGGGCCTGCTCGCTGCTGTCTAGTGCCGTCACTTGCGCGCTGGGCGCGTTGGCTTTGATGGCCAGGGCAATTGCGCCGCTGCCAGTGCCCAAGTCCAATACTGTTGGCGCGTTAGTGGGCGCATGTAGCACTATGTCTAGTGCCCATTGCACCAAGGTTTCGGTGTCTGGTCTGGGTACCAGCACGGCAGGAGATACGGCAAGCGTCAGGCCAAAAAACTCTTTTTCTCCCACCAAGTAGGCGAGTGGTTGGCCTTGGGCCCTGGCGTGCACCAGCTGCTCAAAGTGTTGCCATTGCGCAGGCGACATAACGTGGTCGTCATGCGCTATGAGCCAGGCGCGGTCTTGCTGCTGGCGGCCAAGCGCGTGCAGTGCCAGCAACTGGGCGTCCAGGCGGTCTAGCTGTTGCGTGCTGGCAAATGCCAGTGCCTGCGCAATCGTGTGGCTCATACGCTTAGCTATTGCTGGCGTTTTCCAGCTCGGCCATCTGCTGTGCGCCTCGCGCCAGTTGCAGCTGGTGTACCACGTCGCCCAAATCGCCCTCCATGGCCTGGGCCAGTTTGTACAAGGTGAGGTTGATGCGGTGGTCTGTGATACGCCCTTGCGGGTAGTTGTAGGTGCGTATGCGGTCAGATCGGTCACCACTGCCAATGAGGCCCTTGCGCTGCGCTGCTTCCTTGGCTTCGCGCACGCTGCGTTCGGCCTCGGCAATACGTGCGACCAGCACTTGCATGGCCTTGGCTTTGTTGCGGTGCTGGCTGCGGTCGTCCTGGCATTCGGCTACCGTACCCGTAGGTATGTGGGTGATACGCACGGCTGAGTCTGTTTTGTTGATGTGCTGGCCGCCTGCACCGCTGGCGCGGTAGGTGTCTATGCGCAAGTCTGCTGGATTGAGCTGTACGGCCTGGGTCTCGTCTGGCTCTGGCATCACGGCTACCGTGCAAGCGCTGGTATGTATGCGGCCTTGCGTCTCTGTTGCTGGTACCCGCTGTACACGGTGTCCACCTGACTCAAAGCGCAAGAGACCGTAGGCGTTCTTGCCAATAATGCGCATCACCACCTCTTTGTAGCCACCCAGTTCAGACTCGGATTCGCTGATCAGCTCCATGCGCAGCCCAGCGGACTCGCAGTAGCGTGTATACATGCGCAGCAAGTCGCCAGCAAACAAGGCCGACTCGTCACCGCCGGTGCCTGCGCGAATCTCGATAAAGCAATTGCGCTCGTCGTCAGGGTCTTTGGGCAGTAACAGCGTTTGCAGCTGCTCGTTGAGGCTTTGCATGTCGGCCTCGCATGCGGCAATTTCCTCTTCCGCCATAGCCGCCATATCGGGGTCGCCCAGCATGTCGCGCGCACCGGCTTGGTCTGCCTCGCGTTGTTGGTATTGCTTGTACAAAGCCACCAGTTCAGACAGCTCGGTGTGCTCTTTGCTCAATGCTCTAAAGCGATCCATATTGGCCACCACGTCTGGGGCACTGAGCAGCGCGTCTAGTTCTTCAAGACGCCAGGTTTGGCGCTCAAGTGTTTGCTGGACAAAGGGTTTCATAGGCTGACGTATTGGTGTGGCTTGTGTGTAGGGTGTTGCGCGGTGGGCGTTGCCGGCAGGCTGCGCATGGGCGCAACAGCAATGGGGGCTTGTGGGCGCGG
It encodes the following:
- the grxD gene encoding Grx4 family monothiol glutaredoxin, with amino-acid sequence MSDAQQQIDQLVKSNDVVLFMKGTASFPQCGFSGRAVQILKACGVDTKALKTVNVLEDPVVRQGIKDYSQWPTIPQLYVKGEFIGGSDIMMEMYESGEMQQLFGGAAS
- the prfA gene encoding peptide chain release factor 1, translating into MKPFVQQTLERQTWRLEELDALLSAPDVVANMDRFRALSKEHTELSELVALYKQYQQREADQAGARDMLGDPDMAAMAEEEIAACEADMQSLNEQLQTLLLPKDPDDERNCFIEIRAGTGGDESALFAGDLLRMYTRYCESAGLRMELISESESELGGYKEVVMRIIGKNAYGLLRFESGGHRVQRVPATETQGRIHTSACTVAVMPEPDETQAVQLNPADLRIDTYRASGAGGQHINKTDSAVRITHIPTGTVAECQDDRSQHRNKAKAMQVLVARIAEAERSVREAKEAAQRKGLIGSGDRSDRIRTYNYPQGRITDHRINLTLYKLAQAMEGDLGDVVHQLQLARGAQQMAELENASNS
- the prmC gene encoding peptide chain release factor N(5)-glutamine methyltransferase, which codes for MSHTIAQALAFASTQQLDRLDAQLLALHALGRQQQDRAWLIAHDDHVMSPAQWQHFEQLVHARAQGQPLAYLVGEKEFFGLTLAVSPAVLVPRPDTETLVQWALDIVLHAPTNAPTVLDLGTGSGAIALAIKANAPSAQVTALDSSEQALAVAQHNGAQLGLAVQWLHSNWLQALGQQRFSLIVSNPPYIELDDPHMAQLQFEPQSALTSGTDGLKDIRHITQTAAQHLQPNAWLLLEHGWNQSQAVGQLLQLAGFTNVQHRQDLGGHIRCTGGQWV